The DNA segment CGAACAGGAACGAACCGCCGGCCGGCTGTCCGACCGCGATCAGTCCGATCGCCGCCAACAGGCCAAGCGCGAGATTCGCCGCCATGACAACCAGAAGTGCGGCGGTCAGTGGCGCGTGCCGGCCGACGACGGTGGCGCCGACCAGCTCGCGCCGACCGGCCTCCTCCTCGACGCGTGTGTGCCGGATGACCAGCAGGATGCTGATCAGGCCGCCGATGATCAACGACGACGAGCTCAGCGTCCACGAGGTCAGGCCCCCGACACTGGACGAGAAGACCGTGCCACGCGTGAAAAGCTCTGCCGGGCTGCCGGCGACGCCGGCAGCGAACGCCGCTCTTTCGGCCGCGTTCTTGTAAAGGCCGTTCGTCGAGACGGCGACCGTCATCGGCAGCAGCGCGGTGATGAGGATCCACGCCGGCAGGATGACGCGGTCACGCCGTACGACCAGTCGCACCAGCGAGCCGGTGCCAGCCAACGCGTCCATCAGACGCCCACCTTCTCCGGCTCGGCGTCGTGGTAGTGCCGCAGGAAAAGCTCCTCCAGCGTCGGCGGCTGGCTGGTCAGGCCGCGTACGCCGGTCGACACCAGCCGGCCGAGCAACGCGTCCAGAGCGGCGGAGTCGACCTGGCACCGCAACCGGTCGCCGTCGACGTGGATGTCATGTATGCCAGGCAAATCGTCCAATGCCGGCACCGGTCCGGCCAGCTCCGCCGTCACCGACGTGCGCGTCAGGTGTCGCAGCTCCGGCAACGTGCCGGACTCGACCGTACGACCCGACCGTACGATGCTGACGCGGTCGCAAAGTGCCTCGACCTCGGACAGAATGTGGCTGGACAGCAACACGGTCCGCGATCGCCGGCGCTCCTCTTCGATGCACTGGTTGAAAACCGCCTCCATCAGCGGGTCGAGCCCGGAGGTCGGCTCGTCCAGGATCAGCAGCTCCACGTCGGACGCGAGCGCCGCGACCAACGCGACCTTCTGCCGGTTACCCTTGGAATAGGCGCGACATTTCTTCCTGGTGTCGAGCTCGAAACGCGTCACCAGCTCGGCGCGCCGTTTCGGGTCGATGCCACCGCGCAACCGACCGAGCAGATCGATCACCTCGCCACCGGACAGCGTCGGCCACAGCGTGACGTCCCCTGGCACGTACGCGAGCCGGCGGTGCAACTCGGTCGCGTCACGCCACGGATCGCCGCCGAGCAGCCGGACCTCGCCGTCGGTCGGCCGCATCAGGCCGAGCAGGATGCGGATCGTCGTCGTCTTGCCCGCGCCGTTTGGACCGAGGAAACCGTGCACCTCCCCCGCGCGCACCGACAGGTCGAGGCCGTCCAATGCGCGCGTACGTCCGAAATGCTTCACCAGGCCGCTGATGCTGACAGCCTCACTCATCGCTTTCCCCTTGCTGGTAACGGCTGATTCCGTCGCGCGCCAGATCGACGATGTCTTTTCCGACGAACTCCGGCGAAATGATGTCCAGACCGGCGCGTCCGACCCGATGGATCGCGTCGCCGTTGAGCGCGTCGGCGCCGAGTGCGCGCGCGACGTGGTTGTGCAGCACCGTGACGCCGAGCTTCATCGCGGTGAAGACGGCCGCCTGTGCGCGATTGTCGCTGAGCGGTTTTTCCGCGTGCTGCTTGAGATATCGCTCGGTTATGTCGACGATCTCGTCGAACATGGCGGCCGCCGCCGGCGATCCGTCGACCAGCGCGCGGCCGAGATAGGCCATCACCGGCGGTGCGGTTTCGTAGGTGGACGACAGAAACTCCGGGTCGTCGAGGTGCCGGTCGTCGATCGCCGTCCTGGTCGCGCCGCGGATGTAGTCCATGACGTACTCGTCGCAGGCCTCGCGCAGCTTCTCCTTCGAACCGAAGTGATGCTGGACGAGCGCCGGCGACACGCCAGCCGCCTCGGCCACCGCGCGGATCGTCGTGGCCTTGATGCCGCGCTCGCTCAACATCGCCAGCGCGGCATTGCGGATCCGCGCTCGCGCCGTCAGGTCCTCATCGCTCACTGAACGCACAACCAGCATCCTATACATACGTACAGCCATTTGTACAGTCGACCAGCTCGACCGCGTTCAGCGTTGGAAAGGCATATTTCGGGTCGCGTTTAACGACCGCTGAATCGCAGCTTGGGTGGAAGCCTTCCACTGTTAATGGTTTGTCGGTAAAAATCGTCATCGAAGCCGCCAGCAGGAGGACGCCATGACCGGTCTGCGAAGGTTCACGCTCACGGCGGGACTTGCCGCCGCCATCCTCGCGGCCGGCGCTCCGGCGTACGCCGACAGCAGCCGCTGCACGTCGGACAGCGGCTGCGCCGGCAAGGCGACGTTTGCCTCCTACGGAGAAGTTTTCACGGTGTACGACCAGAAAGCCGACGGCCACTCGGCCGCGCTGCTCTACTGGCTGCCGGACGGCGTCGGGCCGATCTACGTGTGGAACCACAGCGGCAACGGCACGTCCGTCAAGGCCGACCTGGAGCTGCCCGAAGGCAGCTGGGTCACCTATCGGGTCTGCCTCGGCGAATACGGCACGAAGCAGATCATCGCCTCGACCTGCGGCGCCACCATCACCGACTACGCCTAGAAAGGCCGCTGTGATGCCAAAACTCAGTCGCCGTACGTTCATCCTCGGCTCGGTCGCGGCCGGTCTGCTGACGATGCCGGGGATCGCCACCGCCGCCTTGCGCTATCCGTTTGAGCTCGGCGTCGCTTCCGGCGATCCACGGCCGGACGGCATGGTGCTGTGGACCCGGCTGGCGCCGGCGCCGTTGGACGTCGGCGGCGGCATGGGCACCGCGAATGTGGCCGTACAGTGGGAAATCTCCAAGGACGCCAACTTCGCGACCATCGCCGCCTCCGGCACCGAGACCGCGGTCGCCGGCGAGGCGCACAGCGTGCACGCCGAGCCGCGCGGCCTGGCCGCCGGCACCGAGTATTACTACCGTTTCAAGACCGGCGAGCACGTTTCTCCGGTCGGACGCACCAAAACCGCGCCGGCCGCCGGAGTCGAGCCGGCGTCGGTGACGTTCGCGATGGCCTCCTGCGCACATTTCGAGGAAGGCTGGTATCACGCGTATCGCGGCATCGCCAACGACGACCCGGACCTGGTGCTGTTTCTCGGCGACTACATGTATGAGAAGCAGTCCGGTCAGTCCACCAAGGTGCGCGGCTATGTGGACTTCGACGAGACCGACACACTCGACGAGTATCGCGTACGCTATGCGCAACACAAGACCGATCCCTATCTGCAGGCCGCACACGCGGCCGCGCCATGGCTGGCGGTTTTCGACGACCACGAGCTGAAGAACAACTGGTGGGGCTATCAGTCCGATGTCACCGCCACCCGGAAACAGGCCGCATTCCAGGCATTCTGGGAAAACATGCCGATGCCGAAGTCGATGAAGCCGGCCAACGCGGCCATTCCACTCTATCGGCGCGTCGGTTGGGGATCGTTGGCGCGTTTTCACATGATGGACACCCGGCAATATCGGTGGAAGCAGGCGCCAAACAACAACAACACAAACTGCACCGAGCTGAACCGCACGGACCGTACGCTCACCGGCGTGGCACAGGAGAAATGGCTCCTCGACGGCCTCGCCGCCGGCGGCTCGCGCTGGGATTTCCTCGGCCAGCAGGTGTTTTTCGCCTCGCAGGACAACGACGGCGCCGCGAGCACCTGTGACGTCAACGAAGACGCTTGGGACGGATATCCGGCCAGCCGCAAACGTATCGCCCAAGGCATCGTCGATCGGCACGTCCGCAACCCGATCGTGCTGACCGGTGACGTACACCGCCACTGGGCCAACGACCTGCGCGTCAACTACTTCGACCACGCCTCACCGCTGTTCGGCTCGGAGCTGGTCACCACCTCTGTCACGTCCAACGGCGGCACCGGTACGCCGGCGGGATTGGACAAGAATCCACATCTGCATTATGTGGCCAACAAGCGCGGATATGTGCGGGTCACGTTTACTCCGGCGCAGTTGACGGCCGAGTTCATGACGGTGTCGTCGGTGTTTGAGAAGGATCCGGCGAAGGTGACGATCGGTGTGGAGAAGCGGTATGTGGTGCAGGACGGTGTGGCTGGGTTGCATTCGGCGTAGGCGCGGGGCTCCCTGCGTGCGATAGATCAAGCGTACGTTGGGTAAATGGGTTGCGTCTCTTGTTTGTTGCGTCGGGTGGATGGTGGGCTTTCTAGTTGTTGCGTTGGGGAGGTGGTTGCGTTTTCTGTTTGTCGCGTCAGGGGGTGGTGGGTTTTTCGCCTGCGCGGCGGGCGCTCCTGCGCGGAGGGCGACCTCAAGGGAGGGGCGCGTGGATGCCAATCGGTGTGCATGGGGGTGCGGGCGGGGGTTTGTGGGCGGGGCTGGGTTTTCTGGGCAAGCCAGGTCACGTGTGGGAAGCAACCCGTCGGATGGAGCCGATGATCTTTGCTGTAGCGCTAAATGTCTGCCTTGCCGGTTTGTGTTGTGGTGGTAAGGCCTCCTTACGTGCGTCTGACGCACGCATGGGGGCCTTGCGAACATCGAGTGGCGGCGGGGGTGGCGCTGGTGTGACTGGTATGGCTGACAAGACATCAAAACGGACATCTTTGCCGGCCAGCAGTCATGACAGCATCCGCGAACCTCTCAAGGCGGACATTTAGGCCGCGCCCTCCCCTTGAGGTCGCCCGCGCGAAGGGGAGGGCGCAACCAGCAACCAGCTACACCTTCTCGGTCGACAAATACAGGGAATTGAACAGGAGCTTGAAAGTGCCGTGCGCCTGCGCGCGATGCTGGACGCTGAGGCCCAGCAACACGACCCGTCCCTTGCCAAACGGCGCATTGACCACGCTGCTCCGGCCGGCGACGACGTCCGCGCCCAGGAGCCAGCCGCTGCGCAGAATGCCAGCCTCAGGATAGCGTACGGGAGTCGAAATGCCGTCGGCGTTCGGGACGAAGGCGGGGCTGTGGTCAGAGTACGCGTCGAGATTGGCCGGCAGACCGTAGGTGACCGGGTCGGTCTCCACACGGTTGGCCACCACCGAACCAGGAGAATAGTATTTCGTCGACGGCAGGCCGGAAGTCACATCGGTGACCGGCAGGCCAAAGCCCTTGATCGGCAGCTCCGACGCGCCGTCGACGGTCACGATCGTGCCGCCGTCGGCGGCGAACTTGCGGAGGTTTTCCACGCCGGCAGCTGTCATGCCACCGGCATACTCCGGCGGGATGGTGCCGGCTTTCAGGCCGTCGCGCATCCGAGCGTACGTCGCGTCCGGGAGCACGATGACGTCATATTTAACGGAAAGATTGCCTGCGCGTACGTCCGCGTCGTGGACCTGCTGATAGCCGAAGGAAAAACCTTCCAGAACATAACGCGTCCAGCCTTCGTCGGCATTGCCGCCCCAGCCGTGATAGAGACCGACACGCGGCGCTTTCACCGCGACGGCACCGGACGGCTCGGCGTCGACAGCGGCGACGGTCAGGCCATAACGCTTGGCCTCGGCCAAAACCTGCGGATCGCGTACGAGGAACGTGCCGGCCGGCCACTGGCCGAGTGAGGTCGCCACCGGTGCGGTCGTACGCGTGACGGCGACACCGCGAGCCATCAGCCGGTTCATCGCGGCGAACGAATCATTCTGCCGCGTGTCCACGGCGTACGCGTATTTTGGCAAACCGGAGGGCACGACGGCCGGCGGCACCGGCGCTGTCGTCACCGTGCGGCTGTTCACGTTGAACGGAGCCGAAATCTTGTCGACGGTCACACCCATCTGATACTGCAGCGTCCAGCCGGCCATGTCGTATGGCCGTTCCGGCGAGCCGTCGGGGTTGCGGCGGTCCGGATACACCTGCGGATTGAGCAGGTCGACCACGGCGGCCCGGTACGGTTGCGCCGCGCGTATGACAAAACTGCCGGCTGGATAGGTCTTTCCGCCGGCGTCAAAGGAAGACAGCGCCTGCTCGACGCGGATGTTGCTCTGCCGTAACACGTTCACCATCTTGGTGGCGGTCGCCGGATCGGCCTGGTCGGCCGGGATCACGTACGACTCGTCGCCGCCGGCCACCACCGCGCGCTTGGCCATCCGATACGAGCCATAGAGCCACTGGAACCGGTCGACGTCGGCCTGGTGCAGATAGGCCCAGCCGGTCGACTCGATGTACGCGCAGCTGTCCGACTGGTGCCACCAGCCGCCTTTCCACGGCGACGGGTAGAAAGCCGACGGCTCGCTGGTCGACACGCCCTGGTACGGGAAGGTCTTGGGGAAGGTCGCCGGATCGTAGTACTTCGGCGTGGCCGAGGCGTGCGAGGTCTCGGTCAGGATGCCGACCTGGTTGTGGAAGGCCGGCGCCGAACGCAGGCCGCCGTTCCACCACTGGTCATACTGCTGGCGCGAGACCGCGCCGACCTTGCCTTCGCGGTCGAGCCGCTGCGTCATCGCGTCGCCGACCGAGTTGATGTCCCGGATGATCTCCGGCGGAATGTTGGGGTTGCTCGGATCCTTGAACGGTGGCACGAAAATCCGCGCCGGGAAGGCGGCCTCCTGGTGGGTGTTGTAGACCAGCTGCGGCGTCCAGTCGTGGAACAGCACCTTGCCGAGGTTGCGGGTTTCGGCCAGGTTGAACATAAACCAGTCGCGGTTGTCGTCGTGACCTGCGTACTTCTGGTAGAGCTCCGGATAGGTCGAGTCACGATAGGGCGTGCCGACGTGCTGCATGTACCAGTCGGAAATCTTGGTGGTGCCGTCCGGGTTGATGTTCGGTACGAACAGCGTCACGACGTTGCGGCGGATCGACCGCGCCTCGTCGGTCTCGGTGGTCACCAGGTCGTATGCGAACTGCGGTGCGGTCTGCGTCGGCGCGACTTCCGTCGAGTGGATGCCGAAGTCGACCCAGGCGATGGTCTTCCCGTCGCTGGCCAGCTGCCGCGCGGTCTTGTCACTGACCGTGCCCTGCGAGAGCTGTTGCGAGATTCGTTGGTATTTGGCCAGATTCTGCGGGGTCAGGTTCTGCGGGTCGGACACGATCGCCATGATCTGGTCGCGGCCCTCGGTGGTCTTTCCGAGGCTGACGATCCGCATCCGGTCCGAGGCCGCGTCCAGTGCGCGGAAATAACGGGTGATCTGCTCGTACGTCGAGAGTTTGTAGTCGGCGCACGGCTTCCAGCCGAGCACCGACTCCGGCCGCGGCGCGACCGACGCGGCCGCGATCGAGCCACTCAACAACGTGCCGCTCAGCGCCAGGCCGATCGCTATCGGCACGGCCACGGCACGTACGTGTTTCCGGCGCATCTTTCCCCCTAGCAAGAGAAATGACGGGCCTGTCGGACCGCCTCAGGCGGCTCGACAGGCCCTGGTCAAACTAATCAAAAACTCATTACTTAGGGAGAGGTTTTCTTTGGCCGGTATCAGACGTCGAGATCGACGACCACAGGCGCGTGATCGGACGGCGACTTGCCCTTGCGCGCCTCGCGGTCCACGTACGAGTCGGTGACCGCGCCGGCGAAAGCCTTGTTCGCGAGCACCAGGTCGATGCGCATGCCGCGGTTTTTCGGAAAGCAGAGCTGCCGATAGTCCCAGTACGTGAACGGATGGTCGTATTTGAGCGGACGCGGCAACAGATCCTGCAGCCCGGTGCCGACCACACCGGCCAGCGCCTCGCGCTCGGGAGCCGTGACATGCGTGTCGCCGGCGAACGCCGCCGGATCCCACACGTCCGCGTCGGTCGGCGCGATGTTGAAGTCACCGAGTACGGCGAACGGCCTCGTCCCCGAGGCGTCGTCGGCGACCGCCGCTCGCAACGCCTCCAGCCAGCGGAGTTTGTAGTAATAGTGCGGATGCTCGACCTCGCGGCCGTTGGGCACGTACACCGACCAGACGCGCACCGGACCGCAGGTGGCCGCGATGGCGCGCGGCTCGGCGATCTCCAGCATCGAGTCCTCGGCCTGGAAACCCGGCTGCTCCGGCAGGTCGCGGACGACCTCGGCGAAGCCGACCTTGGACAGGATCGCCACGCCGTTCCACCGGCCGGTGCCGTGCGCCTCCACCTCGTAGCCGAGCTCGCGCACGTCCTCGTACGGGAACGCGTCGGCCGCACACTTGAGCTCCTGGACACACAACACGTCCGGTTCCGCCTTGCCCAGCCAGTCCAGCACCTGCGGCAGGCGTACGACGATGGAGTTCACGTTCCAGGTGGCGATCCGCACAGCCAGAACCCTAACTGGTCAGGACGACCAGCCGTTGGGTCGCTCGGGTCATCGCCACGTACCGGTCGACCGCTCCTTCGATCCCTGTGCCGAAACGCTCAGGATCGACCAGCACCACCAGGTCAAACTCCAGTCCCTTGGACAGCACCGGCGTCAGCGACCGTACGCGCGGGCGCTCGGCAAACGCCGGATCGCCGATGACACAGGCGGTGCCGTCGGCGTTCTCGGCCAGCCACTCGTCCAGGATCGCGTCCAGCTCGGACACCGATCCGTGCCTGACCGGGATGCCGCTGGCCCGGATCGAGGTCGGCACGTTGGCGTCCGGCAGCGCGGCCCGGATGACCGGCTCCGCCTCGGCCATCACTTCCTCCGGCGTCCGGTAGTTGATCGTCAGGCCCGCCATCGTGACCCGGTCGAGGCCGACCCGCTTGAGCCGTTCCTGCCACGACTCGGTGAAGCCGTGCCTGGCCTGCGCGCGGTCGCCGACGATCGTGAAGCTGCGTGACGGACAACGCAGCAGCAACATCTGCCACTCGGCGTCGGTCAGCTCCTGCGCCTCGTCCACCACGACGTGTGCGTACGGACCGGCGAGCACGTCCCGATCGGAGGTCGGCAGGACGTCCTCGTTGACCAGGCTGACCTGCGCGTCCTCGCCGCGCAGCATGTTCACCAGGCCGATGCCGTCGTCAGGATCGGCGCCGGAGTCGCGCGCGGCCGAGATCAGGTTGTCGACGACCAGGTCCATGTGTGCGCGCTGGTCGGCGAGCGCGGCGGCGCGCCGGCGCTTCTGCCGTGCCGCCGCCGGATCGCCGAGCCGCTGCCGCGCCGCGTCCAGGTAGGGCAGGTCCGAGACCGTCCAGGCCTGCGGATCGCGCCGTTGCAACGCTCGCACCTCCTCGACGCTCAGCCACGGCGCGCATTTGCGCAGGTACGCCGGCACCGACCAGAGATCGCCGACCACATCGGCGGCCTCCAGCAGCGGCCAGGCGGTGTTGAGCGCTGCCATCAGCTCGTTGTTACGCAGCAACGACCGCCGAAGAAGGTCGTCGTCCAGCTCGCCTTCGTACTTGTCGGCCAGGATCTCCAGCAGCTCGCCCAGGATCAGCTCGCGCGCGTCGTTGTGCGGAACGCCGGCCTCTGCCGCGTCGAACGCCTGCGCCCAGTCGGCAGCGGTCAGCCGGATGCCGACACCGTCGACGGTGACCGTCGTGCCTTCCGCCGGCGGCTCCTCGTAGAACCGTACGGCCGGCTCGATCGCCTTCACCAGCTCGGCCGACGCCTTCAGCATCGCCACGTCCGGATCGGTCTCGACGGTCGCGATCGCGCCTTCCGTGACGAGGTCGCGCAGCGTGCAGGTGCGTACGCCCTCCTCGCCCAGACTCGGAAGCACGTCGGCGATGTAGGCCAGATACGGCCGGTGCGGACCGACGAACAGCAGACCGCCGTGCCGGTGGCCGAGACGCGGATCCGAATAGAGCAGGTACGCCGTGCGGTGCAGCGCGACGACGGTCTTGCCCGTACCAGGGCCACCGTCGACGACGAGCGCACCGGACGACCCGGCACGGACGATGGCGTCCTGGTCGGCCTGGATGGTGCCCAGTACGTCCCGCATCCGCGGTGACCGGCTGCTGCCGAGGCTCGCGATGAAGGCCGACTGGTCGTCCAGAGCGGCGGCGTGGCCGACCAGGCCGTCCGGCGTGAAGACCTCGTCCCAGTAGTCGGTGACCTGGCCGCGCGTCCAGCGATAGCGGCGCCGGCTCACCAGGCCCATCGGGTTGGCGTGGGTGGCGCCGAAGAACGGCTCGGCGGCCGGCGACCGCCAGTCGATCAGCAGCTGGCGGCCGGCGCTGTCCTTCAGGCCGAGCCGGCCCACGTACACCGGCTCGGGGTTGTCGGCGCTGACCATGTGACCGAGGCAGAGGTCCACACCGAAGCGCCGCAACGCGCGCAGCCGCGCGGCCAGTCGGTGGACCGCCAGGTCGCGATCGAGCGCGGCCTGTCCCATGCCGCCAGGTGCCCGGCGCTCGGCGTCGAGCTCCGCGGAGATCTCGGCGATCGACCGCTGCAGGCTCTCGGCGATCGCGGCGAAGTGCCGCTCGTCGGCGGCGACCAGCGCCGGATCGGCCTTGGCGGCGAGGTTGTCAGGAAGGTGGAACACGTGCACGCAGTGACTCCGATGTCCGCGGTTTGCTTACGGTCGGTGATTCTGCGGCAGCACCGGGGTCTTGTGGCAAGGCCTATGTTGCGGTATACGTTAAAAATGGAGGGAGGTCGTCCCTCCTTTTTTGTTGCGCTAGGCGCGCAGCGCGTGCTCCCAGTGTGCCCGCTCAGCGTCGAGAATCCGCAGGTCACGCATCGGCCGGCGAAGATGGCCGCGCTGCACGATGCGTACGAACGCCGGCTCACCGGCCGCCGCCATCCGCCGGATGCCCTCCACGTGATCGACGATCCGGCGGCGGATCACCCGCACCAGCCGCTCCCGGTCACGCGGCGTGAGGCCGTACGCGTCGGCGAACAGGCGCAGCCGCCGCGCCCGGTCGGGCTGCTTCCAGCCGAGCGTCGCCGAGTCGCGGTCGGAGAACAACGGGACCCAGGTCCACGCCGAGTACGCCACGTCGTAGATCCGCGCGCCGGGACTGGCCAGGTCGAAGTCGATCATCGCCAGGCTGCCGTCCGGCCGCCAGACCACGTTGTGCGGCGCCGCGTCGTGATGGCAGATCACCTCGGTGTCCGGCGGCGGTGGGCCGAACGACCGCCAGGTCGCGCCGGCCGGCGGCACGAAACCGCGCTGCGCGTCGTGGAAGAGCCGCAGCATGGTCGCGACCGTGGTCAGCGCCTCGTCGGTCGTCCAGTGCTCGGCCAGCGGATAGTCGCCGCACTCCCCCTCGACGAAGGAGAGCACCTCACGGCCCTTCTCGTCGATGCCGAGCGCGCGCGGGGCGCCGGTGTAGCCGACGGACTCCAGGTGCCGCAGCAACGCGTGCACGGCCGGCGTCCAGGGACCGGTGCTGCGGCGTACGGTGTCGCCGACCTTGACCACGGTCGAGACGTTGCCGCCGTGCAGCGGCGTCTCGTTTTCGTCGCGTTGCTGGGCCGGCGGCTGGCCGTACTGGTTGTGCGGCGGCGTCACCTGCTGCGCGATCGAGGTGTGCGGATGCTGGTAAGGCTGCGGTTGGTAGGGCTGGTAGGGCTGTTGCGGCGGATAGCCGGGCCATCGCTGGCCATTCTGTGGTGACTGGCTTTGGGGTGCCTGGTTCTGCGGCGACTGGTTGGGAGGCTGGTTGTAGCCCGCACCCGGCGGTGGCGGCTGGCTCACGCGGTCTCCCCCAGTAGGGCATCGACGAACTGCTCGGCGTCGAAGGGTGCCAGATCGTCCGGTCCTTCGCCAAGACCAACCAGTTTGACCGGAATGCCAAGCTCGCGCTGGACGGCGATCACGATGCCGCCCTTGGCGGTGCCATCCAGCTTGGTCAGCACCACCCCGGTCACGTCGACGACCTCGGTGAACACGCGTGCCTGCGCGAGGCCGTTCTGGCCGGTCGTGGCGTCGAGCACGAGCAGCGTCTCGTCCACGTCACCGTGCCGCGACACCACCCGCTTGACCTTGCCGAGCTCGTCCATCAGGCCGGTCTTGTTCTGCAGCCGGCCGGCGGTGTCGATCAGTACGGTGTCGACTTTGTCCTCGATGCCGCGTTTGACGGTGTCGAACGCCACCGACGCAGGGTCGGCGCCCTCCGGGCCGCGTACGACCTCGGCGCCGACCCGGGAGGCCCAGGTGGTGAGCTGGTCGGCGGCGGCCGCGCGGAAGGTGTCGGCAGCGCCGAGCAGCACGCTGCGGCCGTCGGCGACGAGTACGCGCGCGAGCTTGCCGCAGGTCGTCGTCTTGCCGGTGCCGTTGACGCCGACCATCAGCAGCACCGCCGGACGGTCGTCATGCGGCGCCGTGTGCAACGAACGGTCGACGTCCTTGCCGATCGCGTTGACCAGCTCCTCGGCCAGCAACGCGCGCAGCTCTCCGGTCTCGCGGGTGCCGAGCACGCGCGTACGCTCGCGCAGCCGCTCCACGATCTCGGAGGTCGCCTTGACACCGACGTCGGCGGTGAGCAGCGAGTCCTCGACCTCTTCCCAGGCATCGTCGTCGAGCCTGTCACGGGACAGCAGGCTGAGCAGGCCGCGG comes from the Fodinicola acaciae genome and includes:
- a CDS encoding ABC transporter ATP-binding protein codes for the protein MSEAVSISGLVKHFGRTRALDGLDLSVRAGEVHGFLGPNGAGKTTTIRILLGLMRPTDGEVRLLGGDPWRDATELHRRLAYVPGDVTLWPTLSGGEVIDLLGRLRGGIDPKRRAELVTRFELDTRKKCRAYSKGNRQKVALVAALASDVELLILDEPTSGLDPLMEAVFNQCIEEERRRSRTVLLSSHILSEVEALCDRVSIVRSGRTVESGTLPELRHLTRTSVTAELAGPVPALDDLPGIHDIHVDGDRLRCQVDSAALDALLGRLVSTGVRGLTSQPPTLEELFLRHYHDAEPEKVGV
- a CDS encoding exodeoxyribonuclease III, which produces MRIATWNVNSIVVRLPQVLDWLGKAEPDVLCVQELKCAADAFPYEDVRELGYEVEAHGTGRWNGVAILSKVGFAEVVRDLPEQPGFQAEDSMLEIAEPRAIAATCGPVRVWSVYVPNGREVEHPHYYYKLRWLEALRAAVADDASGTRPFAVLGDFNIAPTDADVWDPAAFAGDTHVTAPEREALAGVVGTGLQDLLPRPLKYDHPFTYWDYRQLCFPKNRGMRIDLVLANKAFAGAVTDSYVDREARKGKSPSDHAPVVVDLDV
- a CDS encoding TetR/AcrR family transcriptional regulator, encoding MRSVSDEDLTARARIRNAALAMLSERGIKATTIRAVAEAAGVSPALVQHHFGSKEKLREACDEYVMDYIRGATRTAIDDRHLDDPEFLSSTYETAPPVMAYLGRALVDGSPAAAAMFDEIVDITERYLKQHAEKPLSDNRAQAAVFTAMKLGVTVLHNHVARALGADALNGDAIHRVGRAGLDIISPEFVGKDIVDLARDGISRYQQGESDE
- a CDS encoding aminoglycoside phosphotransferase family protein, with product MSQPPPPGAGYNQPPNQSPQNQAPQSQSPQNGQRWPGYPPQQPYQPYQPQPYQHPHTSIAQQVTPPHNQYGQPPAQQRDENETPLHGGNVSTVVKVGDTVRRSTGPWTPAVHALLRHLESVGYTGAPRALGIDEKGREVLSFVEGECGDYPLAEHWTTDEALTTVATMLRLFHDAQRGFVPPAGATWRSFGPPPPDTEVICHHDAAPHNVVWRPDGSLAMIDFDLASPGARIYDVAYSAWTWVPLFSDRDSATLGWKQPDRARRLRLFADAYGLTPRDRERLVRVIRRRIVDHVEGIRRMAAAGEPAFVRIVQRGHLRRPMRDLRILDAERAHWEHALRA
- a CDS encoding alkaline phosphatase D family protein, whose product is MPKLSRRTFILGSVAAGLLTMPGIATAALRYPFELGVASGDPRPDGMVLWTRLAPAPLDVGGGMGTANVAVQWEISKDANFATIAASGTETAVAGEAHSVHAEPRGLAAGTEYYYRFKTGEHVSPVGRTKTAPAAGVEPASVTFAMASCAHFEEGWYHAYRGIANDDPDLVLFLGDYMYEKQSGQSTKVRGYVDFDETDTLDEYRVRYAQHKTDPYLQAAHAAAPWLAVFDDHELKNNWWGYQSDVTATRKQAAFQAFWENMPMPKSMKPANAAIPLYRRVGWGSLARFHMMDTRQYRWKQAPNNNNTNCTELNRTDRTLTGVAQEKWLLDGLAAGGSRWDFLGQQVFFASQDNDGAASTCDVNEDAWDGYPASRKRIAQGIVDRHVRNPIVLTGDVHRHWANDLRVNYFDHASPLFGSELVTTSVTSNGGTGTPAGLDKNPHLHYVANKRGYVRVTFTPAQLTAEFMTVSSVFEKDPAKVTIGVEKRYVVQDGVAGLHSA
- the helR gene encoding RNA polymerase recycling motor ATPase HelR → MHVFHLPDNLAAKADPALVAADERHFAAIAESLQRSIAEISAELDAERRAPGGMGQAALDRDLAVHRLAARLRALRRFGVDLCLGHMVSADNPEPVYVGRLGLKDSAGRQLLIDWRSPAAEPFFGATHANPMGLVSRRRYRWTRGQVTDYWDEVFTPDGLVGHAAALDDQSAFIASLGSSRSPRMRDVLGTIQADQDAIVRAGSSGALVVDGGPGTGKTVVALHRTAYLLYSDPRLGHRHGGLLFVGPHRPYLAYIADVLPSLGEEGVRTCTLRDLVTEGAIATVETDPDVAMLKASAELVKAIEPAVRFYEEPPAEGTTVTVDGVGIRLTAADWAQAFDAAEAGVPHNDARELILGELLEILADKYEGELDDDLLRRSLLRNNELMAALNTAWPLLEAADVVGDLWSVPAYLRKCAPWLSVEEVRALQRRDPQAWTVSDLPYLDAARQRLGDPAAARQKRRRAAALADQRAHMDLVVDNLISAARDSGADPDDGIGLVNMLRGEDAQVSLVNEDVLPTSDRDVLAGPYAHVVVDEAQELTDAEWQMLLLRCPSRSFTIVGDRAQARHGFTESWQERLKRVGLDRVTMAGLTINYRTPEEVMAEAEPVIRAALPDANVPTSIRASGIPVRHGSVSELDAILDEWLAENADGTACVIGDPAFAERPRVRSLTPVLSKGLEFDLVVLVDPERFGTGIEGAVDRYVAMTRATQRLVVLTS
- a CDS encoding M14 family metallopeptidase; the encoded protein is MRRKHVRAVAVPIAIGLALSGTLLSGSIAAASVAPRPESVLGWKPCADYKLSTYEQITRYFRALDAASDRMRIVSLGKTTEGRDQIMAIVSDPQNLTPQNLAKYQRISQQLSQGTVSDKTARQLASDGKTIAWVDFGIHSTEVAPTQTAPQFAYDLVTTETDEARSIRRNVVTLFVPNINPDGTTKISDWYMQHVGTPYRDSTYPELYQKYAGHDDNRDWFMFNLAETRNLGKVLFHDWTPQLVYNTHQEAAFPARIFVPPFKDPSNPNIPPEIIRDINSVGDAMTQRLDREGKVGAVSRQQYDQWWNGGLRSAPAFHNQVGILTETSHASATPKYYDPATFPKTFPYQGVSTSEPSAFYPSPWKGGWWHQSDSCAYIESTGWAYLHQADVDRFQWLYGSYRMAKRAVVAGGDESYVIPADQADPATATKMVNVLRQSNIRVEQALSSFDAGGKTYPAGSFVIRAAQPYRAAVVDLLNPQVYPDRRNPDGSPERPYDMAGWTLQYQMGVTVDKISAPFNVNSRTVTTAPVPPAVVPSGLPKYAYAVDTRQNDSFAAMNRLMARGVAVTRTTAPVATSLGQWPAGTFLVRDPQVLAEAKRYGLTVAAVDAEPSGAVAVKAPRVGLYHGWGGNADEGWTRYVLEGFSFGYQQVHDADVRAGNLSVKYDVIVLPDATYARMRDGLKAGTIPPEYAGGMTAAGVENLRKFAADGGTIVTVDGASELPIKGFGLPVTDVTSGLPSTKYYSPGSVVANRVETDPVTYGLPANLDAYSDHSPAFVPNADGISTPVRYPEAGILRSGWLLGADVVAGRSSVVNAPFGKGRVVLLGLSVQHRAQAHGTFKLLFNSLYLSTEKV